One window from the genome of Xenorhabdus bovienii SS-2004 encodes:
- the nagA gene encoding N-acetylglucosamine-6-phosphate deacetylase translates to MYALTNCVIYTGYERLDNHAVIIADDLIQHVCPVNELPEHIEKHDLQGANLSPGFIDLQVNGCGGVQFNERLEDLTEDTLNIMQKTNQRYGCTSFLPTLITSPDELMITAIEVMRSYLTKHPNQALGLHLEGPYINPIKKGTHNPAYIRKPTSEMVNYLCINADVITKITLAPEIVESKYIHQLTEAGIIVSAGHSNATYEEARHGFQHGISFSTHLYNAMPAISGRQPGLISAIYDSSEVYAGIICDGMHVSWPNIRNSKRLKTDKLILVTDAIVPAGLDPKTNTLEQFTFANKTIYYRNGLCVDENGTLSGSSITMIESVKNSVEYVGIALDETLRMVTLYPARAIGVDKRLGTIEPGKVANLTAFTHDFNICKTIVNGNEIELS, encoded by the coding sequence ATGTACGCTTTAACTAACTGCGTTATCTATACCGGGTACGAGAGGCTTGATAACCACGCGGTTATCATTGCAGACGATTTGATTCAGCACGTTTGCCCGGTAAATGAATTACCAGAACATATTGAAAAACACGATTTGCAGGGCGCAAACCTCTCTCCAGGGTTTATTGACCTACAAGTCAATGGCTGTGGTGGCGTCCAATTTAATGAGCGACTGGAAGATCTTACGGAAGATACGCTGAATATCATGCAGAAAACCAATCAGCGCTACGGTTGTACCAGTTTCCTGCCGACGTTGATCACCAGTCCCGATGAATTGATGATAACGGCAATCGAAGTGATGCGTTCCTATCTGACAAAGCATCCTAATCAGGCGCTGGGGCTGCATCTGGAAGGGCCTTATATTAATCCCATAAAAAAAGGGACTCACAATCCAGCCTATATACGCAAGCCAACCTCCGAAATGGTCAACTATCTGTGCATTAATGCCGATGTGATCACTAAAATCACACTCGCTCCTGAAATAGTGGAAAGTAAGTATATTCATCAGTTGACCGAAGCCGGCATTATTGTTTCTGCTGGCCATTCCAACGCAACCTATGAAGAGGCTCGTCACGGTTTCCAGCATGGTATCTCTTTTTCCACCCACTTATATAACGCCATGCCCGCCATTTCCGGCCGCCAGCCAGGGCTAATCAGTGCCATCTATGACTCTTCCGAGGTCTATGCCGGCATTATCTGTGACGGAATGCATGTTTCATGGCCGAATATCCGCAACTCCAAGCGATTAAAAACCGACAAATTAATCTTAGTGACGGATGCCATCGTCCCTGCTGGCCTTGACCCGAAAACCAATACACTAGAACAATTTACCTTTGCCAATAAAACAATATACTATCGAAATGGCTTATGTGTTGATGAGAATGGCACACTGAGCGGTTCATCAATCACGATGATTGAGAGCGTCAAGAATAGTGTTGAATATGTTGGTATTGCTTTGGATGAAACATTGAGGATGGTGACGCTTTATCCAGCCCGAGCAATCGGTGTTGATAAACGCCTCGGTACGATTGAACCCGGTAAGGTCGCGAATCTGACTGCATTTACTCATGATTTCAACATCTGCAAAACCATCGTTAATGGAAATGAAATCGAACTATCGTGA
- a CDS encoding glycosyltransferase: MDEIMHHGENNIDVSIILPRYNENYLVIEKTIQRIKNIQEVLKVQVIIINDSNKNTFHDIDIIKVKKQYPDVEVVSNCGNYGKGYSIRRGVDLAKGRYIFYTDIDFPIKESDFFSAYQKIETSNVDLVIGERFSKSKSKANLYRKITSKFFLKIVNLILNCKVSDSQCPFKMLKSDVAKEVFSKQRIKGYAFDAEIIYLMNRLSKTLYQFPVIWEDTRENWSLMRTIINYSIMILGVFSIKIYWIIRN, from the coding sequence ATGGATGAAATAATGCATCACGGAGAGAATAATATTGATGTTTCAATTATTCTTCCTAGGTATAATGAAAATTATTTAGTTATAGAAAAAACCATACAGCGCATTAAAAATATTCAAGAAGTATTGAAAGTACAGGTCATTATAATTAATGATTCAAATAAAAATACTTTCCATGATATAGATATTATCAAGGTAAAAAAACAGTACCCTGATGTTGAAGTTGTCTCTAACTGTGGTAACTATGGAAAAGGATATAGCATTAGACGAGGCGTTGATTTAGCGAAAGGAAGATATATTTTTTATACTGATATTGATTTCCCGATAAAAGAGAGTGATTTTTTTAGTGCATATCAAAAAATTGAAACATCCAATGTTGATCTCGTTATTGGAGAGCGATTCTCAAAGAGTAAATCAAAAGCGAATCTATATCGAAAAATAACAAGTAAGTTTTTTTTAAAAATTGTTAACTTGATACTAAACTGTAAAGTATCTGATTCTCAGTGTCCATTCAAGATGTTAAAGTCTGATGTGGCAAAAGAAGTATTTTCTAAGCAAAGGATTAAGGGGTATGCATTTGATGCTGAAATTATTTACCTTATGAATAGGCTTTCGAAGACACTATATCAATTTCCTGTTATTTGGGAGGATACAAGGGAAAACTGGAGTTTGATGAGGACGATTATTAATTATAGCATTATGATTTTAGGGGTTTTTTCTATTAAAATTTACTGGATTATACGCAATTAA
- a CDS encoding RnfH family protein encodes MSDINVEVVYALPERQYLCNVKVPQGSTVEQAIVASGLLTLRSDIDLIKNKIGIYSRPVKLTDTMVEGDRVEIYRPLLADPKEMRRKRAERAKNSTQ; translated from the coding sequence GTGTCTGATATCAATGTCGAAGTCGTTTATGCTCTGCCTGAACGTCAATATCTGTGTAATGTGAAAGTACCTCAGGGATCGACTGTCGAACAGGCGATTGTCGCATCTGGTCTTTTGACATTACGTAGTGATATCGATTTGATTAAGAATAAAATCGGCATTTATAGTCGTCCGGTTAAATTGACCGATACGATGGTAGAAGGGGATCGTGTAGAAATTTATCGTCCCCTTCTTGCCGATCCAAAAGAAATGCGTCGTAAACGGGCTGAACGAGCTAAAAATAGCACTCAATAA
- a CDS encoding phytanoyl-CoA dioxygenase family protein produces MSEFLSEEKMEQYLKSWDDNGYIVIESAVSREQTQKTVDAIFYFLEMDKNDPVNFYNTDIRSRSGIDEMGRIPFYHHQTLWDNRQSQIIYSVYEKIFGIKELLVSIDRVNMNPPVNDDWKYEGFIHWDIDVSKRPLESKIQGLLSLTDDDGNSGGFQCVPGFHKVIYEWLSKQPEGYNSRFPDTTGMKIVSIPLKAGDYVIFHGALPGHVLNG; encoded by the coding sequence ATGTCTGAATTTCTTTCTGAAGAAAAAATGGAGCAGTATTTAAAAAGCTGGGATGATAACGGTTATATAGTTATAGAATCAGCGGTTAGTAGAGAGCAAACACAGAAAACAGTCGATGCTATATTCTATTTTTTGGAAATGGATAAAAATGATCCCGTTAATTTTTATAACACCGATATCCGTTCTCGCTCAGGAATTGATGAAATGGGGCGTATTCCTTTTTATCATCATCAGACCTTGTGGGATAATCGGCAAAGTCAAATAATTTATTCTGTATATGAAAAAATTTTTGGTATAAAAGAACTATTGGTGAGTATTGATAGGGTCAATATGAATCCACCTGTTAATGATGATTGGAAATACGAAGGTTTTATTCATTGGGATATTGATGTTTCAAAACGTCCGTTAGAGAGTAAAATACAAGGCTTATTGAGCCTAACTGACGATGATGGTAATTCTGGTGGATTTCAATGTGTACCGGGGTTTCATAAAGTAATTTATGAATGGCTGTCAAAACAACCAGAAGGGTATAATAGCCGATTCCCTGATACGACAGGAATGAAAATTGTATCTATCCCATTGAAAGCTGGGGATTATGTTATATTTCATGGCGCGCTGCCTGGTCATGTATTAAATGGTTAG
- the bamE gene encoding outer membrane protein assembly factor BamE: MRCKLLTAATVSLVMLTAGCSMFERVVYRPDINQGNYLTPAAVSKIHKGMTQQQVAYTLGTPMLTDPFGSQIWYYIFRDQPGHKKATQETLTLTFDSNGVLTDIKNEKAFPEDQ; encoded by the coding sequence ATGCGCTGTAAATTGTTGACTGCCGCTACCGTATCACTTGTTATGCTGACTGCGGGTTGCTCCATGTTTGAGCGAGTTGTTTATCGTCCTGATATTAATCAAGGGAATTACCTGACACCGGCTGCGGTATCAAAAATCCACAAAGGAATGACTCAACAACAAGTCGCTTACACTTTGGGAACACCAATGCTGACTGATCCGTTTGGAAGTCAAATTTGGTACTACATATTCCGTGATCAGCCAGGCCATAAGAAGGCCACACAAGAAACATTGACGCTCACCTTTGATAGTAATGGTGTGTTGACTGATATCAAGAATGAAAAAGCTTTTCCAGAGGATCAGTAA
- the nagC gene encoding DNA-binding transcriptional regulator NagC: protein MSNHNAQKQIGNIDLVKQLNGAVVYRLIDQHGPISRIQIAEESQLAPASVTKITRQLLERGLIKEVEQQASTGGRRAISIITETHHFHTIGVRLGRHDATVALFNMSGKTLVEQHYSVPENTQQEVENRIISAIEDFIEKNQRRLRELIAISVILPGLVDPDDGVIRYMPHIKVDNWPLVKNLNNHFNISCFVGHDIRSLALAEHYFGATRNYEDSLLVRIHRGTGAGVIINKNILRNKRGNLGEIGHIQIEPLGERCHCGNFGCLETIVSNSAIETRVQHQLRQGFPSQLALNNCNIHAICLAANEGDPLAVEVIRQVGHYLGKGISIAINLFNPQKIVIAGDITEAEQVLLPAIQSCINTQVLKAFREDLPVVVSELNHCSAIGAFALTKRAMLNGVLLQHLLGG, encoded by the coding sequence ATGAGTAATCATAATGCACAGAAGCAAATCGGTAATATTGATCTGGTCAAACAGCTTAATGGCGCCGTGGTCTATCGGCTGATAGACCAACATGGGCCAATATCCCGCATCCAGATTGCAGAAGAAAGCCAGCTTGCTCCCGCCAGCGTAACCAAGATTACTCGTCAGTTACTAGAACGGGGCTTGATAAAAGAAGTCGAACAGCAGGCTTCCACCGGAGGGCGGCGCGCGATCTCAATCATCACCGAAACTCACCACTTCCATACCATCGGAGTCAGGCTTGGCCGCCATGACGCCACGGTGGCGCTATTTAATATGAGCGGTAAGACGCTAGTGGAACAGCACTATTCAGTTCCAGAGAATACGCAACAGGAAGTCGAAAACCGGATTATCTCCGCCATTGAAGATTTCATCGAGAAAAATCAGCGGCGGCTCCGTGAACTGATCGCGATTTCAGTCATTCTGCCTGGCCTGGTTGATCCCGATGACGGTGTCATTCGCTATATGCCTCACATCAAGGTAGATAACTGGCCACTGGTCAAAAACCTCAACAATCATTTCAATATCTCTTGCTTTGTTGGTCATGATATTCGCAGCCTTGCACTGGCTGAACATTACTTCGGGGCAACCCGCAATTATGAAGATTCACTTCTGGTACGTATTCATCGTGGCACGGGAGCAGGAGTCATCATCAATAAGAATATTCTGCGCAACAAACGTGGCAATCTGGGTGAAATAGGCCACATCCAGATCGAGCCACTTGGCGAACGCTGCCATTGCGGTAATTTTGGCTGTCTGGAAACGATCGTATCCAATTCAGCGATAGAAACCAGAGTTCAACATCAATTACGACAGGGTTTTCCAAGCCAGCTAGCCTTGAATAATTGCAATATCCATGCGATCTGCCTCGCAGCCAATGAAGGTGATCCACTGGCAGTAGAAGTTATCAGACAAGTAGGGCACTATCTTGGCAAAGGGATCTCGATTGCGATTAACTTATTTAATCCTCAGAAAATCGTCATTGCCGGTGATATTACCGAAGCGGAACAGGTTTTACTCCCCGCGATTCAAAGTTGCATCAATACGCAGGTGTTAAAAGCATTCCGTGAGGATCTTCCGGTGGTAGTTTCTGAGCTAAATCACTGTTCTGCGATTGGTGCATTCGCCTTGACGAAACGTGCGATGCTAAACGGTGTACTGCTGCAACATCTTCTTGGCGGATAA
- a CDS encoding IS1 family transposase (programmed frameshift): MAKVDVYCRYCHKSEQVKGHGKGNGGHPRYRCYSCCKVFQLAYTYQACKPGVKEQIVDIAMNNGGIRDTARILKVATATVMKTLKNLRLRNVTTLPLAECGIQIVCEIDEQWSFVGNKKNQRWLWYAWEPRLKRIVAHVFGDRSRKTLDKLLTLLSSFTIRFYCTDDYVVYDPLPEEEHLTGKAFTQRIERTNLTHRTRIKRLNRKTIGYSKSEEMHDKVIGTFIEREHYF, encoded by the exons ATGGCCAAAGTTGATGTCTATTGCCGTTATTGCCACAAATCAGAACAGGTCAAAGGACATGGGAAAGGAAATGGCGGACATCCTCGTTATCGCTGTTATAGCTGCTGTAAGGTCTTTCAGTTGGCGTATACCTATCAGGCCTGCAAACCCGGCGTTAAAGAACAGATTGTCGATATCGCGATGAATAACGGGGGAATTCGTGACACCGCTCGGATCCTGAAAGTCGCCACCGCCACCGTCATGAAAACATTAAAAA ACCTCAGACTCCGAAACGTAACGACACTTCCCCTTGCGGAATGTGGCATCCAGATTGTCTGTGAAATCGACGAGCAATGGTCGTTTGTCGGCAATAAGAAAAACCAACGCTGGCTTTGGTATGCTTGGGAACCCCGCCTGAAGCGAATAGTGGCTCATGTTTTTGGCGATCGCAGTCGAAAAACGTTAGACAAGCTGCTTACCCTCTTATCTTCCTTTACTATTCGGTTTTACTGCACGGATGACTATGTTGTTTACGACCCACTTCCCGAGGAAGAGCACTTGACTGGAAAGGCGTTTACTCAGCGTATAGAGAGAACGAATTTAACGCATCGTACCCGAATCAAAAGGCTGAATAGAAAAACCATTGGGTATTCAAAATCGGAAGAAATGCACGATAAAGTGATAGGAACCTTTATTGAACGTGAACATTATTTTTAA
- the nagE gene encoding N-acetylglucosamine-specific PTS transporter subunit IIBC: MNILSYLQRIGRALMVPVATLPAAAILVGIGYWIDPTGWGADNALAALLITSGNAILNNMGMLFAIGLAYGMSKDKDGAAALAGLIGFIVVINLCAPASIAMIKSIPIDEVPKAFGKINNQNQFVGILVGVLSAELYNRYSSVELPQALSFFSGRRLVPILNSFLMILVSFILMFIWPVVYDWLVAFGESITNLGSTGAGIYAFFNRLLIPVGLHHALNSVFWFDVAGINDIPNFLGGQKSIEAGTAIAGITGRYQAGFFPIMMFGLPGAALAIYHCARPENKAKVAGIMIAGAIAAFFTGVTEPLEFSFMFVAPVLYVLHAILTGISVYIAATMEWIAGFGFSAGFVDMLLSSRNPLAVKWYMLIPQGLVFFCLYYVVFRFTIKKFNLMTPGRELSATDETDGYDVDTAKQGRNGVNNIQEEARQYIAAVGGSDNLTGIDSCISRLRLSVKDSGLVNNRLTRHLGASGIIRLNKQNAQIIVGTRAELIASAMKEVLAKGPVAAIIETQYSESDVQTKEDSQQTGIPILTLIAPVTGELVKLEDVPDEAFSSKLVGDGIAIKPTSDTVFSPIAGTVVKIFDTNHAVCIAADNGVEVIVHIGIDTVTLNGRGFERLIEEGVTVKAGEPLLKLDLEYLNAHAKSMISPVIISNIDDYSGVIIIAKDSVIARESNLFQVI; the protein is encoded by the coding sequence GTGAACATTCTAAGCTACTTACAACGTATTGGTCGGGCATTGATGGTGCCTGTGGCGACATTGCCGGCAGCGGCAATATTGGTAGGGATAGGGTACTGGATCGATCCGACGGGTTGGGGCGCTGATAATGCGCTGGCAGCACTGCTTATCACATCCGGTAATGCCATCCTTAACAATATGGGGATGTTGTTCGCAATTGGGTTAGCCTATGGCATGTCGAAGGATAAAGATGGCGCTGCTGCACTGGCAGGTTTAATCGGGTTTATCGTCGTCATAAACCTGTGTGCTCCCGCGTCTATCGCCATGATTAAAAGTATACCGATTGATGAAGTACCAAAGGCATTCGGGAAGATCAATAACCAGAACCAGTTTGTCGGGATTTTGGTTGGGGTACTTTCTGCTGAACTGTACAACCGCTACAGTAGCGTCGAGTTACCACAGGCGTTGTCATTCTTTAGTGGTCGCCGTTTAGTACCTATCTTAAACTCTTTCCTGATGATTCTGGTTTCTTTTATCCTGATGTTCATTTGGCCAGTGGTTTATGACTGGCTGGTGGCATTCGGTGAAAGTATCACTAATCTTGGGTCAACAGGTGCGGGTATTTACGCATTCTTTAACCGTCTGTTGATTCCTGTTGGTCTGCATCATGCGTTAAACTCGGTATTCTGGTTTGACGTTGCCGGCATCAATGATATTCCTAACTTCCTCGGTGGTCAGAAATCGATTGAGGCTGGTACGGCCATTGCGGGTATCACCGGGCGTTATCAGGCAGGTTTCTTCCCCATTATGATGTTTGGATTACCGGGAGCCGCATTGGCGATTTACCACTGTGCACGTCCTGAAAACAAAGCTAAAGTTGCTGGTATCATGATAGCGGGCGCTATTGCGGCTTTCTTCACGGGGGTGACTGAGCCACTTGAATTCTCTTTCATGTTTGTCGCACCTGTGCTTTATGTTTTGCACGCCATTTTAACGGGAATTTCTGTTTATATCGCGGCCACAATGGAGTGGATTGCAGGTTTCGGCTTTAGTGCCGGATTCGTCGATATGTTGCTCTCCTCGCGCAACCCGCTGGCGGTTAAGTGGTACATGCTGATCCCACAAGGTTTGGTATTCTTCTGCCTTTACTATGTTGTATTCCGTTTCACCATCAAAAAATTCAACCTGATGACACCGGGGCGTGAGTTATCAGCCACGGATGAAACCGATGGTTATGATGTTGATACGGCAAAACAAGGAAGGAATGGGGTAAATAACATTCAGGAAGAAGCACGTCAGTACATTGCCGCAGTGGGGGGATCCGATAATTTGACAGGGATTGATTCCTGTATCAGCCGTTTACGTTTATCCGTCAAAGACTCAGGATTGGTCAATAATAGACTGACCAGACATCTTGGTGCCTCGGGAATTATCCGTCTGAATAAACAGAACGCCCAAATCATAGTTGGAACCCGCGCAGAGTTGATTGCCAGTGCCATGAAAGAAGTATTGGCAAAAGGCCCGGTAGCGGCAATCATAGAAACTCAATACTCTGAGTCTGATGTTCAGACAAAGGAAGATAGCCAGCAAACAGGCATTCCAATCTTGACTTTAATCGCTCCTGTTACAGGGGAATTGGTCAAACTGGAAGATGTCCCTGATGAAGCCTTTTCCAGCAAGTTGGTAGGGGATGGCATTGCTATTAAGCCGACGTCGGATACTGTTTTTTCTCCTATTGCCGGGACTGTTGTGAAAATTTTCGATACAAATCATGCAGTATGTATTGCGGCAGATAATGGTGTTGAAGTCATTGTTCATATAGGTATTGATACCGTCACTCTTAATGGCAGAGGGTTTGAGCGTTTGATTGAAGAAGGGGTGACAGTTAAAGCCGGTGAACCGTTGTTGAAACTGGATCTTGAGTACTTGAATGCTCATGCTAAATCGATGATCAGCCCGGTTATTATCAGCAATATCGATGATTATTCTGGCGTCATTATAATCGCTAAAGACTCTGTTATTGCCAGAGAATCAAATTTATTTCAGGTGATATAA
- a CDS encoding IS630 family transposase — protein MKINLTDAQKDALELMHDTTRDGRVRDRIKAVLLASEGWTAQMIAQALRIHESTVSRHLKDYFSEEKLAPENGGSESRLSAEQTTELVEYLMANLMHTTAQIVAYVRARWQVTFTVAGMTKWLHRQGFSYKKPMGAPHKFDADKQQQFIETYNALKEECGQNAPILFIDAVHPTLSTKLSYGWMKSGRKHVKVVETTGSRTRLNIMGALNLQRIEETIVREYPTINAKNVVLFFGSIRETYPLSQKIHIILDGAGYHRSGVVQFFAEVLNIELHYLPPYSPNLNPIERLWKYVNEQVRNNVYFPDTKTFRETLRHFFHVTLPEKAKELTTRLTDNFQILKPASSS, from the coding sequence ATGAAAATTAATCTAACAGATGCCCAAAAAGACGCCCTCGAATTGATGCATGATACGACTCGCGATGGACGAGTACGTGACCGCATCAAGGCCGTGCTTTTGGCCTCAGAAGGCTGGACTGCCCAGATGATTGCTCAGGCTTTGCGGATCCATGAAAGTACGGTGAGCCGCCATCTGAAAGATTACTTCTCTGAGGAAAAACTCGCCCCTGAAAATGGGGGCTCTGAAAGCCGTTTGTCTGCCGAACAAACAACAGAATTAGTTGAGTATCTGATGGCAAATTTGATGCACACTACCGCACAAATTGTGGCCTATGTTCGGGCACGATGGCAGGTGACTTTCACTGTCGCAGGAATGACGAAATGGCTTCACCGTCAAGGTTTCAGCTACAAGAAGCCAATGGGTGCTCCGCATAAATTTGATGCGGATAAACAGCAACAGTTTATTGAAACCTACAACGCGCTGAAAGAAGAATGTGGCCAGAATGCGCCTATTTTATTTATTGATGCGGTTCACCCGACCCTGTCCACAAAATTAAGTTATGGCTGGATGAAGAGCGGGCGGAAGCACGTCAAAGTGGTTGAAACCACAGGCAGTCGTACTCGACTCAACATCATGGGTGCCCTTAATTTACAACGGATTGAAGAGACTATTGTTCGTGAATATCCGACGATTAACGCGAAAAATGTCGTCCTTTTTTTCGGCTCAATCCGGGAAACCTATCCACTTTCGCAAAAAATCCACATTATTCTGGATGGTGCGGGTTATCACCGTTCCGGAGTCGTCCAATTTTTTGCCGAGGTTTTGAATATTGAGTTGCACTACCTGCCGCCTTACAGCCCTAATCTCAACCCGATTGAGCGATTATGGAAGTATGTGAATGAGCAGGTACGAAACAATGTCTATTTTCCGGATACCAAAACATTCCGTGAAACGCTGCGCCACTTTTTTCATGTCACATTGCCAGAAAAAGCGAAAGAACTCACCACTCGGTTGACTGATAACTTCCAGATTTTAAAACCCGCATCTTCAAGTTAA
- a CDS encoding type II toxin-antitoxin system RatA family toxin → MPQISRSALVPYSVEQMYKLINDVKSYPDFLPGCVGSSVISRSNNEMTAAVEVSKAGISKTFVTRNTLSDNKSISMQLVDGPFRKLMGGWHFTPLSEDACKVELHLDFEFTNKLIELAFGKVFKELAGNMVQAFTQRAREVYSV, encoded by the coding sequence ATGCCACAGATTAGTCGCTCTGCGTTAGTGCCTTACAGCGTGGAACAAATGTACAAATTGATCAACGACGTGAAGTCTTATCCGGATTTTTTACCGGGGTGTGTGGGTAGCAGTGTAATAAGCCGTAGTAATAATGAAATGACGGCTGCCGTTGAGGTCTCCAAGGCAGGGATCAGTAAGACGTTCGTGACGCGTAATACGTTATCTGATAATAAAAGTATTAGTATGCAGCTTGTTGATGGGCCTTTTCGAAAGCTGATGGGCGGGTGGCATTTTACCCCACTTAGCGAGGATGCCTGTAAAGTTGAGCTACATCTCGATTTTGAGTTTACCAACAAGTTGATTGAGTTAGCTTTTGGTAAGGTGTTTAAGGAATTGGCCGGTAATATGGTTCAGGCTTTTACCCAACGTGCGCGTGAGGTTTACAGTGTCTGA
- the nagB gene encoding glucosamine-6-phosphate deaminase, whose product MRLIPLTNASDVGRWSAHYIVSKINKFNPTAEHPFVLGLPTGSTPLTTYRELIALYQAGKVSFRHVVTFNMDEYVGIPEDHPQSYHTFMYQSFFSHIDIPKENINLLNGNAADIDAECLRYENKIKSYGKIHLFMGGVGNDGHIAFNEPASSLSSRTRIKTLTIETRTANSRFFNNDVEQVPKYALTVGVGTLMDAEEVMILATGMNKALALQAAIEGNINHMWTVSCLQMHPKSIIVCDEPATMELKVKTVKYFRQLEADILSEFAS is encoded by the coding sequence ATGAGGCTGATCCCCCTAACAAATGCAAGCGATGTCGGACGTTGGTCTGCTCACTATATTGTTAGCAAAATCAATAAATTCAATCCGACCGCAGAGCATCCTTTCGTGCTTGGCCTACCCACTGGCAGTACGCCACTGACCACCTATAGAGAACTTATTGCTCTGTATCAGGCGGGAAAAGTCAGTTTCAGGCATGTAGTGACATTTAATATGGATGAGTACGTCGGTATTCCTGAAGATCATCCCCAGAGCTACCATACGTTCATGTACCAAAGCTTCTTTAGTCATATTGATATTCCAAAAGAAAACATCAATCTGCTCAACGGTAATGCAGCAGATATTGATGCTGAATGCCTGCGTTACGAAAATAAGATCAAGTCCTACGGGAAAATCCACCTGTTTATGGGCGGGGTTGGTAATGATGGTCATATTGCGTTTAATGAACCCGCGTCTTCCCTCTCTTCACGCACTCGTATCAAAACGTTAACCATTGAAACGCGAACCGCAAACTCCCGTTTTTTCAATAATGATGTGGAACAGGTTCCGAAATATGCATTAACGGTCGGTGTAGGAACTTTGATGGATGCCGAAGAAGTCATGATTCTGGCAACAGGAATGAACAAAGCACTGGCCCTGCAAGCTGCAATAGAAGGCAATATCAACCATATGTGGACAGTAAGCTGCCTACAAATGCATCCTAAATCGATTATTGTCTGTGATGAACCCGCAACAATGGAATTGAAAGTGAAGACAGTGAAATATTTTCGCCAGTTAGAGGCGGATATTCTCAGTGAATTCGCTAGTTAG
- the smpB gene encoding SsrA-binding protein SmpB, with protein sequence MTKKKAHKPGSATIAMNKRARHEYFIEEEFEAGLSLQGWEVKSLRAGKANISESYVLLRDGDAYLFGATITPLNVASSHIVCDPTRSRKLLLNKRELDSLYGRVNREGYTIVALSMYWKNAWSKVKIGVAKGKKAHDKRSDIKEREWKVDKARIMKNSGR encoded by the coding sequence ATGACAAAGAAAAAAGCACACAAACCCGGTTCGGCAACAATTGCCATGAATAAGCGAGCCCGCCATGAATACTTCATCGAAGAAGAATTCGAAGCTGGCTTATCGCTACAAGGTTGGGAAGTAAAATCGCTGCGCGCTGGCAAGGCAAACATCAGTGAGAGTTACGTTTTGCTCAGAGATGGTGATGCTTATCTTTTTGGTGCCACAATCACACCATTAAATGTCGCTTCTTCCCATATAGTCTGTGATCCGACACGGTCACGCAAATTACTCCTTAACAAGCGCGAACTTGATTCACTATATGGTCGAGTCAATCGTGAAGGTTATACAATCGTTGCGCTTTCCATGTACTGGAAGAACGCTTGGAGCAAAGTCAAAATTGGCGTTGCGAAAGGTAAAAAAGCGCATGATAAACGTTCAGATATCAAAGAACGTGAGTGGAAAGTAGACAAAGCAAGAATAATGAAGAATTCAGGGCGTTAA
- a CDS encoding LecA/PA-IL family lectin — protein MYDWSGAVPAKLEQDQPTGLILKKGDVISIVAKGWVKYGHPDNYWAAPQGTLLRKPTLRDSLIAKIGNKTYGIGNGVLHKTVPEDGELIFVFFDSPGDYGDNSREFLVNVKIESRYSPLEEIKNN, from the coding sequence ATGTACGATTGGTCTGGAGCTGTTCCTGCTAAACTTGAACAAGATCAACCTACAGGACTTATTCTCAAAAAGGGGGATGTTATATCTATTGTTGCTAAGGGATGGGTGAAGTATGGCCATCCAGACAACTACTGGGCAGCCCCCCAAGGTACTCTACTTAGAAAACCAACGCTACGCGACTCACTCATTGCTAAAATCGGTAATAAAACCTATGGAATAGGAAACGGCGTGCTTCATAAAACGGTTCCTGAGGATGGGGAGTTAATATTTGTGTTCTTTGACTCCCCAGGTGATTACGGTGATAATTCTCGTGAATTCCTTGTTAATGTTAAAATAGAGTCACGCTATTCTCCTCTCGAAGAAATAAAAAATAACTAA